One Gordonia zhaorongruii DNA segment encodes these proteins:
- a CDS encoding WS/DGAT/MGAT family O-acyltransferase: MKYMPVTEAMFLAAETRDQPMHVGGLQLFIPREGQSPEDLADEIYSTLLATTEFDETFRKRPATPAQLAGYAAWSFDDEIDLDYHLRHAVLPRPGAIKDLLRYVSLNHGALLDRRRPMWEAHVIEGLADGRVAIYTKVHHSVVDGVSALRLLQRSLSADPNDRSGTAFWDPQLKKRRRGDKKPGKGLVSSLLGTAGQVANLAEQVVGLAPAAAKIAAAGLTDSDFVAPMQQAPATPLNVSIGSARRFAAQDWPIERLRAVSKAQGMTLNDVMVAMCSGALRTYLGDQDALPDDSLIAMLPVSLHREGDSDGNAVTAMSVRMATDLASPAARVEAIKASTSSAKRAIRQLRPIQALALGAATIWPIAFNTIPGFIEYTPTGFNLIISSVPGPEEPLYWNGAKLDGCYPVSIPTEGLAMNITITTVAGKANFGIIGARAQLPSLQRILDHLETALSEMEALPPVT; encoded by the coding sequence ATGAAGTACATGCCCGTCACCGAGGCGATGTTCCTGGCTGCGGAGACGCGTGACCAGCCGATGCATGTCGGCGGTCTTCAGCTGTTCATCCCACGCGAGGGGCAGAGCCCCGAGGACCTCGCCGACGAGATCTACAGCACACTCCTCGCCACCACCGAGTTCGACGAGACATTCCGGAAACGGCCGGCCACCCCGGCGCAGCTCGCCGGGTACGCGGCGTGGTCGTTCGACGACGAGATCGACCTCGACTACCACCTGCGCCATGCCGTGCTGCCTCGCCCCGGCGCGATCAAGGACCTCCTGCGTTACGTCTCACTCAATCACGGCGCACTGCTCGATCGTCGCCGCCCGATGTGGGAGGCCCACGTCATCGAGGGTCTCGCTGACGGCCGCGTCGCCATTTACACGAAGGTGCACCACTCGGTTGTCGACGGCGTCTCCGCGCTGCGTCTCCTGCAACGCTCGTTGTCGGCCGACCCGAACGACCGCAGCGGAACCGCCTTCTGGGACCCGCAGTTGAAGAAGCGCCGGCGCGGCGACAAGAAGCCCGGCAAGGGGCTCGTATCGTCGCTCCTCGGGACCGCGGGCCAGGTAGCCAACCTGGCCGAGCAGGTCGTCGGCCTCGCCCCGGCGGCCGCCAAGATCGCCGCCGCTGGCCTCACCGACAGTGACTTCGTCGCGCCGATGCAGCAGGCACCGGCTACTCCCCTCAATGTCTCCATCGGCTCGGCCCGCCGCTTCGCCGCGCAGGATTGGCCGATCGAACGGTTACGCGCCGTCAGCAAGGCGCAGGGCATGACGCTGAACGACGTCATGGTCGCCATGTGCTCCGGCGCGCTGCGCACCTACCTAGGCGATCAGGACGCACTGCCCGACGACTCACTCATCGCGATGCTGCCGGTGTCGCTGCACCGCGAAGGTGATTCAGACGGGAACGCCGTCACGGCGATGTCCGTGCGCATGGCGACCGATCTCGCGTCGCCTGCCGCTCGCGTCGAGGCGATCAAGGCATCGACGTCGAGCGCCAAGCGCGCGATCCGGCAGCTCCGCCCGATCCAGGCTCTCGCCTTGGGTGCAGCGACGATCTGGCCGATCGCGTTCAACACCATCCCGGGATTCATCGAGTACACACCGACGGGGTTCAACCTGATCATCTCCAGCGTCCCCGGTCCCGAGGAGCCGCTGTACTGGAACGGCGCGAAGCTCGACGGCTGCTACCCGGTCTCGATCCCGACAGAGGGCCTGGCGATGAACATCACGATCACCACGGTCGCGGGCAAGGCGAACTTCGGCATCATCGGTGCCCGCGCACAGCTCCCGAGCCTGCAGCGGATCCTCGACCACCTGGAGACCGCCCTGTCTGAGATGGAAGCCCTCCCGCCCGTCACGTGA
- a CDS encoding SanA/YdcF family protein: protein MCTRRRYGLLVSVLLVAVESVVAVTSAWVAIASRGRVVEPVQIPVDAPRTLIVLGAKVEDGEVGDYIAARLDVAVELYRSGRVEKILSSGNDADDAGNEVRVMRAYLEAHGVPAEAILDDPLGTNTAATCRRARSVFGIRSALIVTQNFHVGRAVMLCEAHGVQALGVIARCDHCTRLSMVRNHLRESLGSRPRAVLEVLRTSR from the coding sequence GTGTGCACCCGCCGGCGCTACGGCCTCCTCGTATCTGTTCTGCTCGTCGCCGTCGAATCCGTGGTGGCGGTGACGTCGGCGTGGGTCGCGATCGCATCCCGGGGTCGGGTGGTGGAGCCGGTGCAGATCCCCGTAGACGCCCCGCGCACGCTCATCGTGCTCGGCGCCAAAGTCGAGGACGGCGAAGTCGGCGACTACATCGCGGCCCGGCTCGACGTCGCCGTGGAGCTGTACCGCTCGGGTCGGGTCGAGAAGATCCTCAGCTCCGGAAACGACGCAGACGATGCGGGCAACGAGGTGCGGGTGATGAGGGCCTACCTGGAAGCGCACGGTGTGCCCGCCGAGGCGATCCTCGACGACCCGCTCGGCACCAACACGGCGGCGACCTGCCGCCGGGCCCGGTCGGTGTTCGGAATCCGTTCGGCGCTGATCGTCACCCAGAACTTCCACGTCGGACGCGCCGTCATGCTGTGCGAGGCGCACGGGGTGCAGGCACTCGGCGTGATCGCGCGGTGCGATCACTGCACCAGGTTGAGCATGGTCCGCAATCACCTCCGTGAATCGCTCGGGTCCCGGCCTCGCGCGGTTCTCGAGGTCCTGCGCACCTCCCGCTGA
- a CDS encoding acyltransferase, with protein sequence MSVTADRSTVDAPERSATGPVVDLHLGGPGPQTATPPPVMTQSHEVTAPQTAAPKKPYLHHVDLIRATTFALVIFVHVLTTTTDEFGSQGVNATAIAFHATRNIFFALTGFVLMYQNIDRADFGAATFWRRRIKLVIVPYLIWSTVYWMVLGMWSLGRGAEIPTSLDELAGQISFGTAAYHLYFLFVMLQVYILFPLLRALVIRTRGHHAVVLGTCLGLQVIIVSLMSYWPEPASWDYAWLHLYATFVPYQLVIVAGAIAADHRELIAQHLRGRSAPLAVALVATGAFAVGAYLHRVNFNGSPVNDPQSAFELTTLPFILVAVVSMYAMALHWSTFRRAATSRFASFVAYAANRSFPVFLVHIMVLFWLQYPKTDGVPSILHHVPQPLGTALVYAATVAGSLAAVEVLRRLPGSLYLTGRPRLPFRWTI encoded by the coding sequence ATGTCCGTCACCGCAGACCGCAGCACCGTCGACGCTCCCGAGCGGTCGGCGACCGGGCCGGTCGTCGATCTCCACCTAGGCGGCCCGGGTCCGCAGACGGCGACGCCGCCGCCGGTGATGACGCAGTCGCACGAGGTGACGGCGCCGCAGACCGCAGCACCGAAGAAGCCGTACCTCCACCACGTCGACCTGATCCGGGCCACCACGTTCGCGCTCGTCATCTTCGTGCACGTGCTGACCACCACGACCGACGAGTTCGGCAGTCAGGGAGTGAACGCGACCGCGATCGCGTTCCATGCGACGCGGAACATCTTCTTCGCCCTCACCGGGTTCGTGCTGATGTACCAGAACATCGACCGCGCCGATTTCGGTGCCGCGACCTTCTGGCGGCGCCGGATCAAACTCGTGATCGTTCCGTACCTGATCTGGTCGACGGTCTACTGGATGGTCCTCGGCATGTGGTCGTTGGGGCGCGGCGCCGAGATTCCGACCAGCCTCGACGAACTCGCCGGCCAGATCTCCTTCGGCACGGCCGCGTACCACCTGTACTTCCTGTTCGTGATGCTGCAGGTGTACATCCTGTTCCCGTTGCTGCGCGCGCTCGTCATCCGCACCCGCGGTCACCACGCCGTGGTCCTCGGCACCTGTCTGGGACTGCAGGTGATCATCGTGTCGCTGATGTCGTACTGGCCGGAGCCCGCATCGTGGGATTATGCGTGGCTCCACCTGTACGCGACGTTCGTGCCCTACCAGCTCGTCATCGTCGCAGGTGCCATCGCGGCGGACCATCGTGAGCTGATCGCCCAGCACCTCCGCGGCCGGAGCGCGCCGCTGGCCGTCGCCTTGGTCGCGACCGGCGCCTTCGCCGTCGGCGCCTACCTGCACCGGGTGAACTTCAACGGCTCCCCCGTCAACGATCCGCAGAGCGCGTTCGAGCTGACCACCCTGCCCTTCATCCTCGTCGCCGTCGTCTCGATGTACGCGATGGCGCTGCACTGGTCCACGTTCCGGCGGGCCGCGACGTCGCGCTTCGCCTCGTTCGTGGCGTACGCGGCGAACCGCTCGTTCCCGGTCTTCCTCGTCCACATCATGGTGCTGTTCTGGTTGCAGTACCCGAAGACCGACGGGGTGCCGTCGATCCTCCACCACGTTCCGCAGCCACTGGGGACGGCGCTCGTCTACGCGGCGACGGTAGCCGGATCGCTGGCGGCCGTCGAGGTGCTGCGCAGGCTGCCCGGATCGTTGTATCTGACCGGCCGCCCGCGACTGCCGTTCCGCTGGACCATCTGA
- a CDS encoding acyltransferase family protein: MTRGGKARHSKPRGTPNEDAAAGYNSGYRLDLDGLRGIAIFLVAIFHVWFGRVSGGVDVFLTLSGYFFVASLLKHVVRSQSADVSWSVTINPWPRLSRLLRRLIPALFLILAVIALLTWQLMPSTRWGPLGKELIASALYYQNYHLGFASQDYGAADSAVSPMQHLWSMAMQGQFFVITMLCALALGGLLKLAGRRWPAVSTPKVVTAIVGFSLLAIALASFAWANYRHGINQPFNYYDTVARLWEPLAGGLLAIWMPRVRLANWLRAALSAVAVALIATSGIWIAGVEQYPGLLALVPAGSTLLLIWVGSSVTAPRPVPGNDLSLVGRMLAHPWIVWLGSIAYALYLWHWPFLIFYMAWRSKNDVSFIEGTAILIISVIIAWAATKWFEAPLRAGRGEGFSARYRSIIAIVVVIVSAFALGSGGYWQYRADQQYVDTTNLDPREYPGARAFIDNAPAPAIPPVPNPEAAGEDWPLNHLPHFSNFGDPSIKVGVYGDASATRTIAVVGGSHSEHWMTAMDVLGKKRGFRVTTYMKAGCALSTEAFVKFQGKTLTECEDWSERVVDQLAQDKPDYVFTTATRPDSAGPGDVTPQGYIDYFEMFRDRGQKVLAVRDTPWTWNAEAPRDCLARGKSPGVCGVPMNRSLDPVNPADAVAGDFPNITFLDYTKGFCRDGYCPAVVGNILVWHDSHHVTTAFMRSLVPYLDADIGRATQWWQP, translated from the coding sequence GTGACCAGAGGTGGAAAGGCCCGACACTCGAAGCCGCGGGGTACTCCCAACGAGGACGCGGCCGCGGGCTACAACTCGGGCTACCGGCTCGACCTCGACGGCCTCCGCGGAATCGCGATCTTCCTGGTCGCGATCTTCCACGTCTGGTTCGGGCGCGTGTCCGGCGGCGTGGACGTCTTCCTCACCCTGTCCGGCTACTTCTTCGTCGCATCGCTTCTCAAGCACGTCGTCCGGTCGCAGTCCGCCGACGTCTCGTGGTCGGTGACGATCAATCCGTGGCCGCGCCTGAGTCGGCTGCTGCGCCGCCTGATTCCTGCGCTGTTCCTGATCCTCGCCGTCATCGCGCTGCTCACCTGGCAACTCATGCCATCCACGCGATGGGGCCCGCTCGGCAAGGAACTCATCGCGTCGGCTCTCTATTATCAGAACTATCACCTGGGCTTCGCCTCTCAGGATTACGGCGCGGCCGACTCCGCCGTCAGCCCGATGCAGCATCTGTGGTCGATGGCGATGCAGGGCCAGTTCTTCGTGATCACCATGCTCTGCGCACTCGCGCTCGGCGGACTCCTCAAACTCGCAGGCCGACGCTGGCCTGCGGTGTCGACTCCGAAGGTCGTCACGGCGATCGTCGGCTTCTCCCTGCTCGCGATCGCCCTCGCATCGTTCGCCTGGGCCAACTACCGCCACGGCATCAACCAGCCGTTCAACTACTACGACACCGTCGCGCGGCTGTGGGAGCCGCTGGCCGGCGGTCTGCTCGCCATCTGGATGCCGCGCGTGCGGCTGGCGAACTGGCTGCGGGCGGCGCTCAGTGCGGTGGCCGTCGCGCTGATCGCCACCTCGGGCATCTGGATCGCCGGTGTCGAGCAGTACCCGGGTCTGCTCGCACTGGTACCGGCAGGTTCCACGCTGCTGCTCATCTGGGTCGGATCATCGGTCACCGCGCCCCGCCCCGTCCCCGGCAACGACCTCTCGCTTGTGGGACGCATGCTCGCCCATCCGTGGATCGTATGGCTCGGGTCCATCGCGTACGCCCTCTACCTGTGGCACTGGCCGTTCCTGATCTTCTACATGGCCTGGCGTTCGAAGAACGACGTGTCGTTCATCGAGGGCACCGCCATCCTGATCATCTCCGTGATCATCGCCTGGGCCGCCACCAAGTGGTTCGAGGCGCCGCTGCGCGCCGGTCGCGGCGAGGGATTCTCGGCACGCTACCGGAGCATCATCGCGATCGTCGTCGTCATCGTGTCGGCGTTCGCGCTCGGCAGCGGCGGCTACTGGCAGTACCGCGCCGACCAGCAGTACGTCGACACCACCAACCTGGATCCTCGCGAGTATCCGGGAGCCAGGGCGTTCATCGACAACGCACCGGCACCGGCCATCCCGCCCGTTCCGAACCCGGAGGCCGCCGGCGAGGACTGGCCGCTCAATCATCTGCCCCACTTCTCCAACTTCGGTGACCCGTCGATCAAGGTGGGCGTCTACGGCGACGCGAGCGCCACGCGGACCATCGCCGTCGTCGGCGGCTCGCATTCCGAACACTGGATGACCGCGATGGACGTCCTCGGCAAGAAGCGGGGGTTCCGGGTCACCACCTATATGAAGGCAGGTTGCGCTCTCAGCACCGAGGCGTTCGTCAAGTTCCAGGGTAAGACCCTCACCGAATGCGAGGACTGGTCGGAGCGGGTCGTCGACCAGCTCGCTCAGGACAAGCCCGACTACGTGTTCACCACGGCGACCCGCCCTGACTCGGCCGGCCCCGGTGACGTGACTCCGCAGGGGTACATCGACTACTTCGAGATGTTCCGGGATCGCGGACAGAAGGTGCTCGCGGTCCGCGACACCCCGTGGACGTGGAACGCCGAAGCGCCCCGCGACTGCCTCGCACGCGGCAAGAGCCCCGGGGTGTGCGGAGTCCCGATGAACCGCTCGCTCGATCCGGTCAATCCGGCGGACGCCGTCGCCGGGGACTTCCCGAACATCACCTTCCTGGACTACACGAAGGGCTTCTGCCGGGATGGGTACTGTCCCGCGGTGGTCGGCAACATCCTCGTCTGGCACGACTCGCACCACGTGACGACGGCGTTCATGCGCAGCCTGGTGCCGTACCTCGATGCGGACATCGGCCGGGCGACGCAATGGTGGCAGCCGTAG
- a CDS encoding NDMA-dependent alcohol dehydrogenase, with protein sequence MKTKAAVLHGVNEEWQIEEVELGDPIAGEVQVRLASSGLCHSDHHLRTGQSPVPMPVVGGHEGAGTVVKVGSGVTRFAEGDHVVTAFIPACGVCEPCSRGAQNICDEGAGLLTGLSISDKTHRVTRDGEGLTQMCLLGTFSPYITVNEASLVKIEDDIPLKEAALLGCGIATGWGSATEIGGTRPGDTVVVVGIGGVGINTIQGAKVAGARHVVAVDPVKFKRDMAEKLGATHTFESMDEATPVLGEISWGKMANTVVLTVGEMKGEYIAPALAMTAKGGQVVVVGMGDARAMDASMNIFELTLLQKRVQGAIFGGAGPRTQIPKLLNEYRSGQLNLTDLVTQTYRLEEINKAYDDMLAGNNIRGLIVFDESDW encoded by the coding sequence ATGAAGACGAAAGCCGCAGTCCTCCACGGCGTCAACGAGGAGTGGCAGATCGAGGAGGTCGAGCTGGGAGACCCGATCGCGGGCGAGGTGCAGGTGCGTCTCGCGAGCTCGGGCCTCTGCCACTCGGATCACCATCTGCGCACCGGTCAGTCGCCGGTGCCGATGCCGGTCGTCGGCGGACACGAAGGCGCGGGCACCGTCGTCAAGGTGGGGTCGGGTGTCACCCGGTTCGCCGAGGGCGACCACGTGGTGACCGCCTTCATCCCTGCCTGCGGTGTGTGCGAGCCGTGCTCTCGGGGCGCCCAGAACATCTGCGATGAGGGTGCGGGTCTGCTGACCGGTCTGTCGATCTCCGACAAGACGCATCGGGTGACGCGCGACGGCGAGGGGCTGACACAGATGTGCCTGCTCGGCACATTCTCGCCGTACATCACCGTCAACGAGGCGTCGCTCGTGAAGATCGAGGACGACATTCCGCTCAAGGAGGCGGCGCTGCTCGGATGCGGCATCGCGACCGGCTGGGGCTCGGCCACCGAGATCGGCGGCACGCGACCGGGCGACACCGTGGTCGTCGTCGGGATCGGCGGCGTCGGGATCAATACGATTCAGGGGGCGAAGGTTGCGGGCGCACGGCACGTGGTGGCCGTCGACCCGGTGAAGTTCAAGCGCGACATGGCCGAGAAGCTCGGGGCCACCCACACCTTCGAATCGATGGACGAGGCGACGCCGGTTCTCGGCGAGATCAGCTGGGGGAAGATGGCGAACACGGTGGTGCTGACGGTGGGCGAGATGAAGGGGGAGTACATCGCCCCCGCGCTGGCGATGACCGCGAAGGGCGGGCAGGTGGTGGTCGTCGGCATGGGTGACGCCCGGGCGATGGACGCGTCGATGAACATCTTCGAGCTGACGCTCCTGCAGAAACGGGTGCAGGGAGCGATCTTCGGTGGCGCGGGTCCACGAACGCAGATACCGAAGCTGCTCAACGAGTACCGGTCGGGGCAGCTCAATCTGACGGACCTGGTGACGCAGACGTACCGCCTCGAGGAGATCAACAAGGCGTACGACGACATGCTGGCGGGTAACAACATTCGTGGATTGATCGTGTTCGACGAATCGGACTGGTGA
- a CDS encoding DUF2339 domain-containing protein: MTSGSADPHRQPFIHYQTTADPYLTEAPHPTGPTFSQRLAKAAESGLIGKVLAGVGVAITLAGIVMLLILAAQAGLLRPEIRTAGGGLLAAVLAGLGIHIGRNPAKRPGAAGLVATGIAGLLFDVLAMSTFYEWLPPVAALAAAGAIAGVGLGVAHVWNSQAMGLMVSIPVLLLAPFVTAGVTVTLVGFVLVYAATTLWIQVGRNWFALYAVNTAAVVIPAVIYGAMYSEPWIETVIAITALVVILGSSILLVNTSSCPSIVALISTAAALPMMFAVHDNGVIAAGNLALGAALFAAAAFGTYGRVDVDARIMWFIGTAAQLLIAAGYLTDDTYQPSTIITAGTLLAAASYFARDLQMPVRITATVFSALGILMLNGYGAVRQVFIADPSGHSDSASLLIGGLLGLIATALLTWSWATENREIALHLSVAGALIGLWLTTTTCLSAAHVIVSDAEAAFRAGHAAATVIWGICATAALLWARTLKGTDRTIVLGAGLSVMAAAIGKLFLFDLAALDGVFRVIAFIGVGLLLLALGVSYAQKLGSDESQPVVQP; this comes from the coding sequence ATGACATCCGGATCGGCGGATCCGCATCGGCAGCCGTTCATCCACTATCAGACGACCGCTGATCCGTACCTCACCGAAGCCCCTCATCCAACGGGCCCGACCTTCTCTCAGCGGCTGGCCAAGGCCGCCGAATCGGGTCTGATCGGGAAGGTCCTCGCCGGCGTCGGCGTGGCCATCACGCTCGCCGGCATCGTCATGCTGCTGATCCTCGCCGCCCAGGCAGGACTGCTCCGCCCCGAGATCCGGACCGCGGGCGGCGGGCTCCTCGCGGCCGTCCTCGCCGGACTCGGAATCCACATCGGCCGGAACCCCGCCAAACGTCCCGGCGCCGCCGGACTGGTCGCCACCGGCATCGCGGGGCTGCTGTTCGACGTCCTCGCCATGAGCACCTTCTACGAGTGGCTGCCACCGGTGGCGGCGCTGGCTGCGGCCGGCGCGATCGCAGGCGTCGGTCTCGGCGTCGCGCACGTCTGGAACAGCCAGGCGATGGGACTGATGGTCTCGATACCGGTACTCCTCCTGGCGCCCTTCGTGACCGCAGGCGTCACCGTCACCCTGGTCGGATTCGTGCTCGTCTACGCGGCGACCACCCTCTGGATCCAAGTGGGGCGCAACTGGTTCGCCCTGTACGCCGTGAACACTGCGGCGGTCGTCATTCCCGCCGTGATCTACGGAGCGATGTACAGCGAGCCCTGGATCGAGACCGTTATCGCGATCACCGCTCTGGTCGTCATCCTCGGATCGTCGATCCTCCTCGTGAACACCAGCAGCTGCCCGTCGATCGTCGCCCTGATCTCGACTGCGGCGGCCCTGCCGATGATGTTCGCGGTGCACGACAACGGTGTCATCGCCGCAGGAAACCTGGCGCTGGGCGCGGCACTGTTCGCCGCCGCAGCATTCGGCACCTACGGCCGGGTGGACGTCGACGCTCGCATCATGTGGTTCATCGGGACCGCCGCACAGCTCTTGATCGCGGCGGGCTATCTGACCGACGACACGTACCAGCCGTCGACGATCATCACCGCGGGCACACTCCTGGCGGCAGCGTCGTATTTCGCCCGTGACCTGCAGATGCCCGTCCGCATCACCGCGACAGTCTTCTCCGCTCTCGGAATCCTGATGCTCAACGGCTACGGCGCAGTTCGGCAGGTCTTCATCGCCGACCCCTCGGGGCACTCCGACTCCGCGTCGCTGCTGATCGGCGGTCTCCTCGGTCTCATCGCCACGGCCTTGCTCACCTGGTCGTGGGCCACCGAGAACCGGGAGATCGCACTGCATCTAAGCGTCGCGGGTGCGCTCATCGGACTGTGGCTCACCACCACGACCTGCCTGAGCGCCGCACACGTCATCGTCTCCGACGCCGAAGCCGCCTTCCGGGCAGGCCATGCCGCAGCGACCGTCATCTGGGGCATCTGCGCGACGGCCGCGCTCCTCTGGGCACGCACCCTGAAAGGAACCGACCGCACGATCGTGCTCGGTGCGGGTCTCTCCGTCATGGCGGCCGCGATCGGCAAACTGTTCCTGTTCGACCTCGCCGCACTCGACGGCGTGTTCCGCGTCATCGCCTTCATCGGCGTCGGCCTGCTCCTCCTGGCGCTCGGCGTCTCGTACGCGCAGAAGCTGGGCTCGGACGAATCGCAGCCGGTCGTCCAACCCTGA
- a CDS encoding response regulator → MVVDDHPMWREGVARDLTDQGFDVVATADTVASAAARAGAARPDVVLMDMHLPDGSGADATARVLAAHPAARVLVLSASDERDDVLDAIKAGATGYLVKSAQQSELIEAVRSTADGQPVFTPGLAGLVLGEYRRMSQSPEPDAPVLTDRETEVLRHVAKGMSSRQIATRLQISPRTVENHVGASLRKLQLGNRVELARYAIEHGLDAE, encoded by the coding sequence ATGGTGGTCGACGACCATCCGATGTGGCGGGAAGGCGTCGCACGGGACCTCACCGACCAGGGGTTCGACGTCGTCGCCACCGCGGACACCGTGGCCTCGGCCGCCGCTCGCGCGGGAGCCGCGCGTCCAGACGTGGTGCTCATGGACATGCATCTACCCGACGGCAGCGGTGCCGACGCGACCGCACGCGTTCTCGCCGCGCACCCGGCCGCCCGGGTACTGGTCCTGTCGGCGTCGGACGAGCGCGACGACGTCCTGGACGCCATCAAAGCGGGCGCCACCGGCTATCTGGTGAAGAGCGCACAGCAGTCCGAGTTGATCGAAGCCGTGCGATCCACCGCAGACGGTCAGCCGGTGTTCACTCCCGGGCTCGCCGGACTGGTTCTCGGCGAGTACCGGCGCATGTCGCAGTCGCCCGAACCGGACGCACCGGTGCTCACCGACCGGGAGACCGAGGTGCTCCGACACGTGGCGAAGGGCATGTCGTCGAGACAGATCGCGACGCGCCTGCAGATCAGTCCGCGGACTGTCGAGAATCACGTGGGTGCCTCTCTGCGGAAGCTTCAGCTCGGAAACCGCGTCGAACTGGCGCGATACGCCATCGAACACGGGCTCGACGCCGAGTGA
- the macS gene encoding MacS family sensor histidine kinase: MQTWREIEDRDPVGPLWRAAQIFRLLSFVYAFGFQIAINGDLAEPGLTWGLFGVLTAFNLWWAIGYLVGFGRRRWFVTVEVIVSAAMMLSTSLVTDTSWISHNQTWPTTLWMTNAALSTAIIGGSLWGATGALAIACANYFVKGDISLNFGRNATTILLVSAAAAVGMAASRARTVHHELVAATAVAARSEERERLSREVHDGVLQVLALMTRRGREIGGPTAELAELAAEQERRLRELIAADTASDGALTPSARDLSSALRSSVGHRAQISAPADPVTVDLRVADELLAAVDNVLDNVDHHAGPGAKAFLLLEDLGGEVIISVRDDGAGIPEGRLAAAEAEGRMGIARSVIGRIESVGGTARLESAPGAGTEWELTAPKDDRKGTP; encoded by the coding sequence ATGCAGACCTGGCGTGAGATCGAGGACCGCGATCCGGTCGGACCGCTGTGGCGGGCCGCCCAGATCTTCCGGCTCCTCTCCTTCGTCTACGCGTTCGGCTTCCAGATCGCCATCAACGGCGACCTCGCCGAGCCCGGCCTCACGTGGGGCCTGTTCGGGGTCCTGACCGCCTTCAACCTCTGGTGGGCGATCGGCTACCTGGTCGGATTCGGCCGACGCCGCTGGTTCGTGACGGTCGAGGTGATCGTGTCGGCGGCGATGATGCTGTCGACCTCGCTGGTCACCGACACGTCGTGGATCAGCCACAACCAGACGTGGCCCACCACGCTGTGGATGACCAATGCGGCCCTGTCGACGGCGATCATCGGCGGAAGTCTGTGGGGTGCGACGGGAGCGCTCGCTATCGCGTGCGCCAACTATTTCGTCAAGGGCGACATCTCGCTGAACTTCGGCCGTAACGCCACCACGATTCTGCTGGTGTCGGCGGCCGCCGCCGTCGGCATGGCCGCCTCGCGTGCCCGCACCGTCCACCACGAGCTCGTCGCCGCGACCGCCGTCGCAGCCCGGTCCGAGGAGCGCGAGCGACTTTCCCGCGAGGTGCACGACGGAGTGCTGCAGGTACTGGCGCTGATGACCCGCCGCGGCCGCGAGATCGGTGGTCCGACAGCGGAACTCGCGGAGTTGGCCGCCGAGCAGGAGCGCCGGCTGCGCGAGCTCATCGCCGCCGATACCGCTTCCGACGGGGCACTCACGCCGTCGGCCCGCGATCTGTCATCGGCCCTGCGCTCGAGCGTCGGTCATCGCGCGCAGATCAGCGCGCCTGCCGATCCGGTGACGGTCGACCTCCGGGTCGCCGACGAGCTGCTCGCGGCAGTCGACAACGTTCTCGACAACGTCGACCATCACGCGGGCCCCGGTGCCAAGGCGTTCCTTCTGCTCGAGGACCTCGGCGGCGAGGTGATCATCAGCGTCCGCGACGACGGTGCGGGAATCCCGGAGGGCCGTCTCGCCGCGGCCGAAGCCGAAGGGCGGATGGGCATCGCGCGATCGGTGATCGGGCGCATCGAGTCGGTCGGCGGCACTGCACGCCTGGAATCCGCACCGGGAGCCGGGACAGAATGGGAACTGACCGCGCCGAAAGACGACCGGAAGGGCACCCCGTGA